The genomic segment AATTATTTTGAGTTGAttccattatttaaaatattcttATTGCATTCTGTGTGAAGATATCATTTCCAGCTATTCGTTCCGCTTTTCATGTCAAGTGGTTGGCTAGGCGAAAGAAGGAACAGGACAGAGGGAGAGCAACGCTCTAAATGTGAGTTCTACGTGTATCTATATTGCGTGGGGGTGGGGGACTGTGTTAGGGAGGCAGCCCCATCACATCTACTATGGCATTCCCGCGAGAGGGACAAATGGTCGGGACCATAAACAAAAGTGGGGAGAAGAAAAGGAAGTAAGATATAAATGACAACTAAAAGCAAGCGAGGGGGCTAGGCTTCTTTATTTATCCTaatattttccaattttttattCTACTTTTTTTTCCCATCCCTTGTTCTTCTTCGACGCCTCCCTGAGACTGAGGAAGGGACTGCTTTTTACTGTGTATTCTCATTTCCTTGTTTCATTTGATTACCTCTTTTTTACTTTTGCCAAGATGTGAGATCTGTCTTAAGTTGGGTTTAGTTTTATTGTCTTAGGAGGCACAGTTGTAATTGTGAATTCAATGTTGTTGAGATCTGGGTGTTTTTAAAGATGTGTTCTTTTGATCATCATTCTCTTTTTCAAggtgcattttatttttctttatccaTTTTCCAATTTATAGCATCACACTTATGACTGCGAATATGGGATGCAGATATTGTGCAAGGAAAGGATCCTTCTTTTAGAGTAATTGGTGTCGTTAATGACATATTGATCGGGTTTTGTGAAAGACTGTTGAAAAGTATGTTTACAGTTGTAAATAGCATATGAAAGAGACATCAATGTGGTCTGATTTGCGCAGTCTGGATGGACGTATGTGAATTACCGCAAGCATTAGAGAAGCAATCTATATCAGATGCAACCAAACCTCCGTTGATCCAAGCTGTTAACAATCATGGAACCCTCCAGTCCCGAATCAGAGAAATTAGTTCTAGGTACAAGTCACCCGCACGGTCCACTGGACCGAAACGCTGCCCTTCGCCCAAAACCAGCAAGACAGCTCCAACCTCGACTGTATCTGGTCCAAAGAGGGCTGTATCAACAGAAAGAAAGCGCTCCCGTGGACCATTATCACCACCCAGTCCATCTCCATCAACACCAGTGCAGGATACCTCCTCAGAAATGCTACTGACATCAAAAAAGATCGCGGGCAATAAGTTACCTGAGTCTTTAAGACCATCTGCAATGCGGAGTCTCAGCGTTTCTTTtaaatctgatatcatatctgtTCCTATGAGCAAGAGAGAAAAACCAGTTTCAAATGTTCTCTCTGATCCAGCTCTGAGGCCTTCGTCAAACATAGCTCATAAACAGACTGAACTACCCGCTTCAAGAAAATCCACACCAGAGAGAAGGAGTACTTCAAATAAAGGAAAGAGGTCTTTTGATAAATCAGAGAATTCTAAACCCATTGACAGTTTACCTGCTTGTCTAGTGGATCAGCATCGATGGCCGAGAAGAGTTAACGGAAAAGCGAGTTCTTCTGCTTTGAATAGAAACATCAATCTGACTGATAAGATAAGCGAAACTGCATCTTTATCCCATTCCATTAAGGCTGAGTCTTACCCCAGGAGATTATCTTTGGAAAAAATTACCAGTGATTTGTTAATGTCAAGAACTTGCTCTAACAGTGGCAAAGTTATGTTGAATGGATGCTCATCTGATGATAGTTCCATGAGGACACATTTTACCTCTTCAAGTTCGCCAGATAAAACACCATTGATGTACGCTGCAGCAAGAGCCCAATCTCTGCCAACTTCTGGATTGCGCCCTCCATCGCCACCGGTGTCTAGAGGGACTAGTCCAGCTAGAAATAAGGTTGGCAAGCCTTCTTCTAGAGGACCCAGTCCTGCTCGGGCAAGGCAATCCAGTCCATCCCGACAACCTCAAAGTTCAACTTCTGTTCTTAGCTTTATTGCTGATATTAAGAAAGGAAATAAGGCTGCAAATCACATCGAAGACGTGCATCAGCTGCGGTTGTTATACAATAGACACTTGCAATGGCATTATGCAAATGCCCGAAGTGATGCTGTATTGCATTCACTGAAAGTAAAAGCAGAGGTTCGAGTATATCTCTATGAAACTTTAGCAAGTCTATTTTAATGTTTCACTTACATcaatgggttttttttttttgtcgacTGATTCAGATATAAatcttttcaatttttttaaccaAGTTCAAAATTCTTCTCTTTCCGCGCAATTTACTGCAGTTTTCATGCTTTGACGGTGTTTTGCTCAGAATTTCATATTCTATAATTGGTAGAGGTTCCTCACCGGCTAGTTTTCAACTTAAAGTTTGTGATGTTCTCTCAAATCTTAACCATCGAACAAATATTTATGTAATGAATTAACCGGTGATGGTGACAAcggtattttattatttattccaAATTAATTTCATCTTCATGTGGCCATAATCCCATAAATTGCAGAAAATATTGTATAGCACGTGGAGGACAATTGCATCTCTGTTGGACTCGGCAACCGCAAAAAGGATACACTTTCAGGAGCTGAGGCTCGTCTTGAAACTTTACTCAATTTTGGATTATCATGTAATCCCTTTCTTCTTCTCATGATAGTGAACGACTTAGAGTCAACGAATTTTGATGTTTACGATTTTTTTGCTGAATTAATAATGTGGGTTAGTTTCAAAGCATATTGTTTTGACCTAATTTGATGTTTGGTAGCACATTGTAACACCTTATTTATCCAGAAAAAGGCATTATAGCCGAGTACCATAAATTCGTGTGGTAATATATTTGACGGGTATAGGAAAACATGATACATAATCTTGGGTGACCAGATGATTTCAGTTGTGAAACCATTGGCATGGTTGGAGTTGCTGTTATTTTTCAGCGTTTACTTGCTTAGCTTCTATAGATTGTCTCTCTCAATAGGCATCTCAGCATTGTCTTCCCATTGGTCAcgtttttcttgattttcatgTATTCTAAACAGTGGTCATATATGCATGGAACTATATATTTTTCTCGCATCACTCTGTATTTATAGGAAACAGCTGGTTTATATATTTACTAACTCAAAATGTAACTTCCTCAGCTGGCTTGTCTTGATCAGTGGGCTTTGGTTGAAAGAGACCATGCCAACTCATTAACCTTGGTCACCCAAGAACTGCAAGAAGGTACCATCCGTATTCCAGTCACTGAAGGAGCAAGGGTATTTCAGCTGACTAGCTCTCCATGTTCACTTTTATAAAGCAAAAGTCATTAAAATCAATCTAATATTTTACAGGGAGATATTGAAACTATTAAAGCAGCTGTATGCTCTGCTGTTGATGTGATGCAGGCTATGGGATCCTCTTTATGTTCCATTCTTTCACAGGTGAGAACTTTAGGTTTATTGCCCATCATATTATATCTTTTAATGCATAAAAGGAGAATATTATTGCTCTGTGTACGTTTATCTTATGCCACATCCTGATGGCGTGATCCACCATGAGAAGAATTTTATGTCTACTAATTATAGATACTCCCAAGATTCTACCTCTATCCAAGTGTACATTTTTATAATAGGTGAGTGAGGGAACTTATCAGGAATAATGCACTATTCATTTATGCTATTCTCCAATGTTGTAAGGTAGTAACTAATTGTGAAATAATGGAGAGATGAATTGGATGGATAAGAATTTATTTCGTTTATGCGATTACTAAAGTCTATGTTGAATAGGCA from the Primulina tabacum isolate GXHZ01 chromosome 16, ASM2559414v2, whole genome shotgun sequence genome contains:
- the LOC142529067 gene encoding AUGMIN subunit 8-like — protein: MDVCELPQALEKQSISDATKPPLIQAVNNHGTLQSRIREISSRYKSPARSTGPKRCPSPKTSKTAPTSTVSGPKRAVSTERKRSRGPLSPPSPSPSTPVQDTSSEMLLTSKKIAGNKLPESLRPSAMRSLSVSFKSDIISVPMSKREKPVSNVLSDPALRPSSNIAHKQTELPASRKSTPERRSTSNKGKRSFDKSENSKPIDSLPACLVDQHRWPRRVNGKASSSALNRNINLTDKISETASLSHSIKAESYPRRLSLEKITSDLLMSRTCSNSGKVMLNGCSSDDSSMRTHFTSSSSPDKTPLMYAAARAQSLPTSGLRPPSPPVSRGTSPARNKVGKPSSRGPSPARARQSSPSRQPQSSTSVLSFIADIKKGNKAANHIEDVHQLRLLYNRHLQWHYANARSDAVLHSLKVKAEKILYSTWRTIASLLDSATAKRIHFQELRLVLKLYSILDYHLACLDQWALVERDHANSLTLVTQELQEGTIRIPVTEGARGDIETIKAAVCSAVDVMQAMGSSLCSILSQMEGMNSLVSQVADIAAQERAMLDECESLMSITAAFQVQEYSLRTHISQSRQALRNDESEIFGF